The following coding sequences are from one Paenarthrobacter ureafaciens window:
- a CDS encoding DUF808 domain-containing protein: MSGGLIALLDDVAALARLAAASVDDVAAGAAKAGAKAAGVVIDDAAVTPQYVSGVDPSRELPMIRRIFWGSLRNKLLIILPALLLISAFIPGIIPVILLLGGTYLCYEGAEKVWHKVRGHAEAADAPAPDRGPEAEAKVTRGAITTDFILSCEIMVIALNEVAVESLWVRALILVVVAIIITVAVYGAVALIVKMDDIGLHLTKRDAPATQRTGHLLVAAMPKVLTVITVVGTIAMLWVGGHILLQASYDLGWHLPYDLVHKLESPVAEIPAIGRALAWLINTLCSAILGILWGSGVMVLVQAVRRVLPFGKKKSTSH; this comes from the coding sequence GTGAGCGGGGGTCTGATTGCGCTGCTGGATGACGTCGCTGCACTGGCCCGCTTGGCCGCCGCCTCTGTAGATGATGTCGCCGCCGGCGCCGCGAAGGCCGGGGCGAAGGCCGCCGGCGTCGTCATTGACGATGCGGCCGTGACACCGCAGTACGTGTCCGGGGTGGACCCGTCCCGGGAACTGCCCATGATCCGCAGGATCTTCTGGGGGTCGCTGCGAAACAAACTGCTGATCATCCTGCCGGCCCTGCTGCTGATCAGCGCCTTCATACCGGGAATCATTCCTGTGATCCTCCTGCTCGGGGGCACCTACCTCTGCTACGAGGGCGCCGAGAAGGTCTGGCACAAGGTGCGGGGCCATGCCGAAGCCGCCGACGCTCCGGCCCCGGACCGCGGGCCGGAAGCCGAGGCCAAAGTCACCCGTGGCGCCATCACCACCGACTTCATCCTGTCCTGCGAAATCATGGTCATCGCCCTGAACGAGGTCGCCGTCGAATCCCTCTGGGTTCGCGCCCTTATTTTGGTCGTCGTGGCCATCATCATCACCGTGGCCGTGTACGGGGCAGTGGCGCTCATCGTCAAAATGGACGACATCGGCCTCCACTTGACCAAGAGAGATGCCCCGGCCACCCAGCGAACCGGGCACCTGCTGGTCGCCGCAATGCCAAAAGTCCTCACCGTGATCACGGTGGTCGGAACGATCGCCATGCTCTGGGTTGGCGGACATATCTTGCTGCAAGCCAGCTACGACCTCGGCTGGCACCTGCCCTATGACCTGGTCCATAAACTCGAATCGCCCGTGGCTGAAATCCCCGCGATAGGCCGCGCCCTTGCGTGGCTGATCAACACTCTGTGTTCGGCGATCCTGGGCATCCTTTGGGGTTCCGGCGTCATGGTCCTGGTGCAGGCCGTCCGGCGTGTACTGCCGTTCGGAAAGAAGAAAAGCACTTCCCACTAA
- a CDS encoding DUF2306 domain-containing protein, which produces MPSSWTVLIAVHAVAASYALIFGAVNLLRRTKGGSLHRIVGRIWVVAMYIVVLTSFGIRTIDGGFNWLHALSALTFGTLTAGLWAVRTGNIRAHRSFMTGSYFGLIGAFVGVLAVPSRRIPQLAIHELPLLGLLILVLLGTAAMTVLGLARLRKAQRPLGAG; this is translated from the coding sequence ATGCCTTCTTCCTGGACTGTCCTGATTGCTGTGCACGCAGTGGCCGCCAGCTATGCACTCATATTTGGAGCCGTCAATCTGCTGCGTCGAACCAAAGGCGGCAGTCTCCATAGGATTGTGGGGCGAATCTGGGTTGTTGCCATGTACATCGTGGTGTTGACCTCATTCGGAATCCGAACCATAGACGGCGGATTCAACTGGCTCCATGCACTCTCAGCTCTGACGTTTGGCACTCTGACCGCAGGGTTGTGGGCTGTAAGAACAGGGAATATTCGGGCCCACCGCAGCTTCATGACGGGTAGCTACTTCGGTCTGATCGGCGCGTTCGTAGGCGTGCTGGCTGTGCCCTCGCGCCGAATCCCCCAGCTTGCCATCCATGAGCTTCCTCTGCTGGGATTGCTGATCCTGGTTCTGCTCGGCACAGCAGCCATGACGGTGCTGGGGCTCGCCCGGCTTCGCAAAGCGCAAAGGCCTCTCGGCGCCGGGTAA
- a CDS encoding PLP-dependent aminotransferase family protein — translation MTHETLNADTTLPAEAIDAIERAATAAHPHEGLFSARAANIKQSAVRDVFDISMQPGLVSLAGGNPYLQSLPLEKLGQTAARIISEEGMTALQYGGGQGTEELRQQICEVMAAEGINDARPENVVVTAGSQSAQDVATKVFCNPGDVVLVENPTYVGALNTFEAYQVQVEPIEMDDDGLVPEVLEARIASLQAEGKSIKFLYTIPNFNNPSGITLAAERRQRIVEICRAANILVLEDNPYGLLRFDGHPIAPMRAANPDDVIYLGSFSKIFAPGLRIGWALVPAHLQRRFYLASEAVTLCPPPLNQMLVSSYIREFDWRGQIETYRALYAERCRALLSALDEHMPEGLTWTRPDGGFFVWVTLPEGVDTYPLLGKAIDAGVVFIPGAAFSPADGPSNKLRLAFSAVPPDTIAEGVRRLAPVLAEAIQASNEGAAL, via the coding sequence GTGACCCACGAAACATTGAATGCCGACACCACTCTTCCCGCCGAAGCAATCGATGCCATTGAACGGGCAGCCACTGCGGCCCATCCGCACGAGGGACTGTTTTCAGCCCGCGCAGCCAACATCAAGCAGTCAGCGGTTCGCGACGTCTTCGACATCTCCATGCAGCCCGGATTGGTCTCCCTCGCCGGCGGCAACCCGTACCTGCAATCGCTTCCGCTGGAAAAGCTGGGACAGACGGCGGCCCGGATCATTTCCGAGGAAGGAATGACCGCACTGCAATACGGCGGCGGGCAAGGCACCGAAGAGCTCCGCCAACAAATCTGCGAAGTCATGGCCGCAGAGGGCATCAACGATGCCCGGCCGGAAAACGTGGTGGTCACCGCCGGTTCACAGTCTGCGCAGGACGTCGCCACCAAAGTGTTCTGCAATCCCGGCGATGTGGTGCTCGTTGAGAATCCGACGTACGTCGGCGCGCTGAACACATTCGAGGCTTACCAGGTGCAGGTGGAACCGATCGAAATGGACGACGACGGCCTGGTCCCCGAGGTGCTCGAGGCCAGGATCGCTTCGCTTCAGGCTGAGGGCAAGAGCATCAAGTTCCTCTACACCATCCCCAACTTCAACAACCCCTCAGGCATTACGCTGGCCGCAGAGCGGCGCCAGCGGATCGTCGAAATATGCCGCGCGGCGAATATATTGGTTCTCGAGGACAACCCCTATGGCCTGCTCCGCTTTGACGGCCACCCCATCGCACCCATGCGGGCGGCGAACCCGGATGACGTGATCTACCTGGGCTCCTTCTCCAAGATCTTTGCCCCCGGCTTGCGCATCGGCTGGGCCTTGGTCCCCGCCCACCTGCAGCGACGCTTCTACTTGGCTTCCGAGGCCGTCACCCTTTGCCCGCCGCCCCTCAACCAGATGCTCGTTTCCTCCTACATCCGCGAGTTCGACTGGCGCGGCCAGATCGAAACCTACCGGGCGTTGTACGCGGAGCGCTGCCGGGCCCTGCTTTCTGCTTTGGACGAGCACATGCCCGAAGGCCTTACCTGGACCAGGCCTGACGGTGGCTTCTTCGTTTGGGTGACCCTGCCGGAGGGTGTGGACACTTATCCCCTCCTCGGAAAAGCCATCGACGCCGGTGTTGTCTTCATCCCCGGCGCGGCCTTTTCACCCGCGGACGGCCCGTCCAACAAGTTGCGCCTGGCCTTCAGTGCCGTGCCCCCGGATACGATTGCCGAAGGCGTACGCCGCCTGGCACCTGTGCTTGCAGAGGCCATCCAAGCCAGCAATGAAGGAGCAGCGCTATGA
- the mtr gene encoding mycothione reductase, translating into MEAAAADRHYDLVIIGTGSGNSIPGPEFEDLSIAIIEEASFGGTCLNAGCIPSKMYVHVADTALEIAESGRLGVLATVNSVDWPGIVSRIFQTRIDPIAAAGEEYRRGPRTPNIDVYDQHAVFIGERTLRTGQGTHGKTISGDRIVVAAGSRPSVPEVIAASGVRYHTSEDIMRLPAQPRSVVIIGGGSIAMEFAHVFDALGTDVTIIARSTLLRHLDQDLHDRFNSLAAERFDVRAGRTTVGVEETDHGVKVRLDDGSTATGEVLLVATGRIPNGDRLDLSFGGIEMTEDGRIKVDEYGRSTSAPGVWALGDVSSPYMLKHVANAEMRSVRHNLLNPGNLRKLPHDHVPAATFTHPQIATVGMTEDQAREHGHNVTTKVQHYGDVAYGWALEDTTGICKLIADRSTGKLLGAHYMGPQASTLIQQMITVLSFDLDVRDFASKQYWIHPALPEVTENALLGLEFD; encoded by the coding sequence ATGGAAGCTGCTGCCGCCGATCGGCACTATGACCTGGTCATCATCGGCACCGGGTCCGGGAACTCCATCCCGGGTCCGGAGTTCGAAGACCTGTCGATTGCGATCATCGAAGAAGCTTCATTCGGCGGCACCTGCCTCAATGCCGGCTGCATCCCGTCCAAAATGTACGTTCACGTTGCAGACACGGCCCTGGAAATTGCTGAGTCCGGGCGGTTGGGCGTCCTGGCTACGGTCAACTCAGTCGACTGGCCGGGCATCGTAAGCCGTATCTTCCAGACCCGCATCGATCCCATCGCCGCCGCTGGTGAGGAATATCGCCGCGGCCCCAGGACGCCAAACATCGACGTCTATGACCAACACGCCGTCTTCATTGGAGAGCGCACACTGCGCACAGGCCAAGGAACACACGGGAAAACCATCTCCGGTGACCGGATCGTCGTCGCCGCCGGCTCCCGGCCCTCAGTCCCGGAAGTCATCGCCGCCTCGGGCGTCCGCTACCACACCAGCGAAGACATCATGCGGCTGCCCGCACAGCCCAGGTCCGTGGTGATCATCGGCGGGGGTTCCATCGCCATGGAATTCGCCCACGTCTTCGATGCCCTGGGCACCGACGTCACGATCATCGCCCGCTCGACGCTCCTGCGCCACCTCGACCAGGACCTCCACGACCGTTTCAACTCCTTGGCCGCAGAACGCTTCGACGTCAGGGCGGGGAGAACCACCGTGGGCGTCGAAGAGACAGACCACGGCGTAAAGGTCCGGCTCGACGACGGCTCGACCGCCACCGGGGAGGTACTGCTGGTAGCCACTGGACGGATCCCCAACGGGGACCGGCTGGACCTGTCTTTCGGCGGGATCGAGATGACAGAAGACGGACGCATCAAGGTGGACGAATACGGCCGCTCGACGTCGGCGCCAGGCGTCTGGGCCCTCGGCGACGTTTCGTCCCCCTACATGCTCAAACACGTAGCCAACGCCGAAATGCGCTCAGTCCGGCACAACCTGCTGAACCCCGGAAACCTGAGGAAGCTGCCGCACGACCACGTCCCCGCCGCCACGTTCACCCATCCCCAGATCGCCACCGTCGGCATGACCGAGGACCAGGCCCGCGAACACGGGCACAACGTGACAACCAAAGTCCAGCACTACGGGGACGTCGCCTACGGGTGGGCACTGGAAGACACCACCGGGATCTGCAAACTCATCGCGGACCGCAGCACCGGAAAACTCCTCGGCGCGCACTACATGGGCCCGCAGGCTTCCACCTTGATCCAGCAGATGATCACCGTCCTCAGCTTCGACCTCGACGTGCGCGACTTCGCCTCCAAGCAATACTGGATCCACCCTGCGCTGCCCGAAGTCACCGAAAACGCCCTGCTCGGCCTCGAGTTCGACTAA
- a CDS encoding isocitrate lyase/PEP mutase family protein, whose product MTSHQASVTKAEQFHKLHQAGPAPLILVNVWDAASAKVVQEAGATAIATSSSAISWSLGYRDGDHVPWGLAMAVLGRVVAATSLPVTADIETGYGRSDDELRATINAVLDAGAVGINIEDSGTEPLADIAEQSRRIALIRAAADERGIPLYINARTDTYLSGAYPDAAYEETLARAASYLQAGADGIFVPGVLDLHTLHQLSAGIAAPLNALGGLGAPSPMELHDAGVRRVSIGGNTAKAAYAKVARVATEVLGDGNWSCLAGTRSHDEMDALFAAAPKYVP is encoded by the coding sequence ATGACTTCGCACCAAGCATCCGTGACCAAGGCCGAGCAGTTCCATAAACTTCACCAGGCGGGTCCCGCGCCGCTGATTTTGGTGAACGTCTGGGACGCAGCCTCGGCCAAGGTGGTGCAGGAAGCGGGTGCGACGGCGATCGCCACCTCAAGCTCCGCCATCTCCTGGAGTCTGGGCTACCGGGACGGCGACCACGTGCCGTGGGGCCTGGCGATGGCGGTCCTGGGGCGCGTCGTGGCGGCGACAAGCCTGCCGGTCACCGCGGACATCGAAACGGGCTACGGACGTTCTGACGACGAACTCCGCGCCACCATCAACGCGGTACTGGACGCCGGCGCCGTCGGAATCAACATCGAGGACTCCGGAACCGAACCGCTCGCGGATATAGCGGAACAATCCCGCCGCATCGCCCTGATCCGGGCCGCGGCGGATGAACGCGGGATCCCGCTCTACATCAACGCGCGCACTGATACGTACTTGTCCGGGGCCTATCCCGATGCCGCTTACGAGGAGACGCTCGCACGCGCGGCGTCATACCTGCAGGCGGGCGCCGACGGCATCTTCGTCCCGGGCGTCTTGGATCTCCACACTTTGCACCAGCTTTCCGCAGGTATTGCCGCGCCGCTGAACGCGTTGGGCGGGCTCGGCGCGCCTTCGCCCATGGAATTGCACGACGCCGGCGTACGGCGCGTGAGCATAGGCGGCAACACAGCGAAGGCCGCTTATGCCAAGGTGGCCCGCGTCGCCACAGAAGTTCTGGGTGACGGCAACTGGTCCTGCCTGGCGGGCACCCGCAGCCATGACGAAATGGACGCGCTGTTCGCGGCGGCCCCGAAGTACGTGCCCTGA
- a CDS encoding universal stress protein — protein MTGVVIVGVDGSETALRAAKAAQQLAIGLGANLRVVSAFDTNRTEVVEIGTDRWIVSDAAEAEAVARAVAEQLADDRLEVTYSSARGKPGEALVKEAEIHDARLIVVGNRRMQGIGRVLGSVANTVAHTAPCDVYIAKTDAP, from the coding sequence ATGACCGGAGTAGTCATTGTAGGAGTTGACGGCAGCGAGACCGCCTTGAGGGCGGCGAAAGCGGCCCAGCAGCTGGCCATCGGGCTCGGCGCCAACCTGCGCGTCGTCAGCGCCTTTGACACCAACCGGACCGAGGTTGTGGAAATCGGAACCGATCGATGGATCGTCTCCGACGCCGCCGAAGCCGAGGCAGTAGCCCGGGCCGTGGCCGAGCAACTTGCCGACGACCGGCTGGAAGTAACCTACTCCTCTGCCCGCGGTAAGCCGGGGGAGGCCTTGGTCAAAGAAGCCGAGATCCACGATGCGCGGCTCATTGTGGTGGGCAACCGACGCATGCAGGGCATCGGAAGGGTCCTGGGCAGCGTGGCAAACACGGTGGCGCACACGGCACCGTGTGACGTCTACATCGCCAAGACAGACGCACCGTAA